The nucleotide window ttgatttaacaCACAGTAGAACTATTGTCCACAGCCACTTGAACAAATTATTGGTAGCATAATTATCCAACCGTAGATACATTGGATGTTAGTTCTATCACTCTAAGTCCATCTTTTAATTAATAGAGTCGGGGTCACCTTTCCCAGGGACCACGGTTGCATAATACATGTAGACTTATTTGTCAACGTAGGGGATGGTGCATCAATGCTTCATAGCCTATAATTGACAGTGTGCATGAGATTGAGCAGATGGTCTCTGtggaaaagggaaaggaaaaggATGCCGCTCACTGTATCAATTGCCTAGGATCCTTTTAAATTAAAGGTATGTTTAGCAAAAATAAACTGAAAAATtgactaaaaaaaagtaaaaaattagtttattaaattataagtatataaTACTAATGaactagttaaaaaatataaaataaaataaatcatgatttattttaaaataataattaggaaaaactgtaaatttcaagctaacattttaaaaaatgttattttaaataacgttttaaaaaaattattaagaagttattaaaaaaatattttatcaaactatcaaataaatttttcaattaaaaaagttcaaaattaattgaatgtATTACCAAACATAAGCCTGAGCATTAATAACTCTTTCGACCATATATAATACATCATGAGAACTAGAACAAATTAAACTAATCAGCTCGACAAAGATTAAAGCCCGCAGACACACAACGAAACAACCACAATCAAAATGAACCCATAGCATTAATAAAGAAACTAAAGAGCCAAAGCAAGTGACTCTATAACTCGACTGGTAACAAATTAGCATATAGTGAACGTAGGAAGCTTTTCGATCAGTACGAACGTATAAAAGAACTGCACTCAAAGTTCAGTAAGATATATAGGGGGGCGCTTATAAAGTAACTCTTGACCTTTGTTAGTAAAaactctttttaaaatattaaagttacTATTAACTCTGAATcaaatccattttaattttaaatgaaaaacaaatacaGTTTCACTTGTCACTTGTAAGAAGccttattagtttattttatagaGTAGACGAGACATAAAAATACATTAAgttcatttataatatttagaaaaacattaaaattatctAGCTATGCCCTTATTTACACGTCCAAAAAAGAACAATTACTACCATAGCCAGTTTTTCCCAACGTGTCAGCTTCTAGGTCTGAATGTGAACAGAAAGCGACGGAACAAATTGTTAACATTAGCGCCAGCGCGTCCAGTTGCTTGCCAACATTTATGTCGAATCGGAAAACTCAACAAGGGACAGTTCTTTGTTTCAAAGGTAAACTGAattgaatgattaaaaaaaaacattctaacaattgatatttatttaaaaaaacgcTTAGGGGAAAGATTAGATCAGAACTCGCAAAACACTATTGTCCACTCCAGCCAGCCTGTTCTCCAcgccctttttcttttcctcacaAATGGACACGCCACACCAAGGGCAACATTGTAATTCTCTCACTAAATTTCTTTCCCACCACTTCCGGTGCCCATGTGAATTCGGACCACACTCGCACCACCAAAGCCACAGCCGCGCGTGCTCCATTTCACAAATAGTATCCCAACCCCATCAATATCATCTGAGGTCATTCATAATTTTGATCAAAAGCTGGTTGGGTTTTAAATAGTACCCTGCTGCGTCATCCATGAACACAATTTTTGCAACAACTGCTCTCCTCGCTGGGTCAAAATAAGAGGATGCCACAAGCTGACGTAGTAAACATACCACGCTGGTATCAAGACgaattgaaaaagataaaagctTCATGATTTGGGACAAAAgataacaaatataaataatttgagaAATTATAAGAAATGAGGTCAAttgcaattaaaatttcatgaaaTAGCCAATCTGAATCGGTTCATTGaactcaccccccccccccccccccccctctaacTCCATGAACAATTTTCAAACTCCCATCTGTAAAAATCATTGGAAtttaataagaagaaaaaaaatgaaatgaaatacaaTGAGGGGGGAAAATAGACGGGAAGAAAGCGGGCGCCGTAATTCACAGTATAAGAGCGACCCAGCACCttttttttgaatttcattgaatgatgaagaagaagaagaagaagaagaagaaaggcttTTAGTAATTTGTTATGGTGTGAGAGAGCTAGGTGGAGTCCTTGACTCTGGGGGTGGTGTATGACCCTCGGATCCTTTGGAAGGGTCATCGGAGGATTGTCTGAAGCCATCATCGGTCTCGCCCCGGTTAATGTCCTCAATCATACGCACCACGTCCTGCATGTTGGGTCTCTGATCAGGCACAAGGGAAACACAAGCCATTGCGATTTGCAACAGTTGAACCATCTCCTCCTCGATGTTGTGGAACCTCATGAGCTCCGCATCGAAAACCTCCGCGGTCCATTCTTCGCGAACAACTGACTGGACCCACCTCGGAAGATCAATGCCCTCTTCCCCGAGAGAGGCTTGGTTTGGTGCTTTTCCTGTTAGAAGCTCCAGCAGCAACACTCCGAAGCTGTACACATCAGACTTGAAGCTCACCTTCCGGGTTTCCACCACTTCGGGTGCCCGGTAGCCCGCCACGCGGTTCGACGGGGCTCCGTTTCCGAACAAGGGGTTGAGGCCGAAGTCAGAAACGCCGGCATTGTGGTCCGGCCCTCGGAGGAGGATGTTGGAAGATTTGATGTTGCCGTGGACCACCTTGCCTGCCACGTGGAGGCATGTAAGCCCTCTTGCGGCTCCTAGGGCTATTTTCATACGGCTGTCCCAGTCCAGTGGTGTTCGCCCAGACCCTCTGCTCCCTGTAATAACAATGTCAATCCATTTCCCTATCTATATACTAATTAAACACCTAAACATAATAATGCTCTTTTTACCCATATATATCATATCACCATGCAATAATTTCATCACTACACATCATAAGTCTAAAATGTCAAAAGCTGGCTTTCTCTCTTCTTTATTAGGTAGGTATTAAAGGAGGGAATTACacgttttctttcttcttcttcttcttcttctttttttactatCTTTATAAAGAAAGGAGATAAATAATGTCGGTGCATGTTGTTTGGAATGTTTGCTCCAGAAGCATAAGCTTCAGAAACTTACCATTTACGATTACACTCTTCCAATTAAACAATCCTCCCCCATTggttaattcatttaatattaaattaaaatgatgccactaataagtaataataatacactaacacacatactaccCACCTCCATTATCATCTTGGAAAGCAGCCCACTGCCCCCCATCAACGCTAATCACACAACAAACACTTCACTATAATATCAGCAatactattaaaataatattcccagccttcaaattaaaataatctaaattcCACGACAACACCCCACAAAGAATGAATATTCAATTCCCCTAATGAACACAACGAAATGCCTGAAAGGCAAGAGCAAATTAAACATAGTATTCCTACACCAGAACAATCAAATTGCAtgaattcaataattaattaactataaaCACACGCAATTAAGCGGCAAGGAAAATTCATCAAACAGATAGACGAATTAGGGATTTCAACAACATCGTACCGTGTAGCAGCGCAGACAGGCTCCCAGCGGACATGTAATCGTAAACGAGcaatttctcgtccttggagaAGTAAAAGGCTCTGAGAGGAACCACATTCTCGTGCTTAATCTTCCCCAGAACCTCCATTTGCGTCTCGAACTCTTTCTTCGTCACCACAACATCCTTCAGCCTCTTCACCACCACGGTGGTTCCTTCCTCCAGCACCGCCTTATACGAAGTCCCCACGCTACCCTTCCCCAACACCTCCGCCGAAGCCCTCAACAAATCCTCCAAATCGAAACTGTAAATTCCCCCTTCGAAGAACACGAGCTTGTTCCTCTCCGCCTCCGCCGAACCCCCGGTTATATCCTCCTTCGACGACGACGTCCCCGCCTCCGCCGGCGCGGCGGCCCGCGCAGCCACCACCGGCTTCGGCGGCTTCGCTGGCTGTCCCCGCCGCCGCCGCCTCAGACACagcaacagcagcagcagcagcaacgcCAAGCCGAGAACAGAGCCCACAACGATTGCGACAATGGCGCCAGTGGAGAGCTTCTTGGACTTCTTACGAGTATTCACCGGGGTTGAATTCTCCGACGGAGACGGCGCCGGCGCCGGGAAGAACGGGGTGCAGTCCTTCAACGGCGGTCCGCAGAGATCTATGTTTCCGGCGAAGGAAGCTTCCGGGAACGTAGAGAGTGTCTCGGGGATTGAACCGTTGAGATTGTTATAGGAAACGTTGAAGCTAACGAGCTTCACGGTGATGCTTGGGATTTTACCAGAGAAACTGTTGTGTTCTAAGAAGAGGCCAGTGAGGTGGGTCAAGTTGTTAACAGAGAAAGGGATTTGGCCGGTGAAGTTGTTGTTTGAGAGATCCAAGCGAGTCAAGCGAGTGAGGCGAGTGAGACTCGGAGGGAACTCGCCGGAGAATTGGTTCTTCTGGAGGTAGAGGCTGCGGAGGAAGGTGAGGTTGGAGAAATCGGAAGGGATCTCGCCGGTGAGGGCGTTGGAGCGGAGGCTGAGGATACGAAGCTGGGTTAAGCGGCCGAGCGAGGCGGGTGGGACCCGACCCACTAAATCGACGGCGGGTAAACGGAGCGAGTAAACGAAGGAGCGTGACGCGTCGCATTTCACGCCAACCCAGTCGCACGCGGATTCCGAGGCGTTCCATTGGAGGCGGTTCGAGTGTGGGGTCTGGGAGAGGAAAGCAAGGAGGGCTTGCTTGTCCTGAGTCGGCTCAGAGTTAACTCGGACACTCCAACTCAGATGCAGCAGGAACACGACAACAGTAATGAACAACGCCATTGGGTAATAATGGGTAGGGATTGGTTTCTTCAATCGGAATTAACGAAGAAGATGGCACTGGTTACACGGCGAAATGCCATAAGAAAAGGAGTGGTGGGAATTGTGTGAGTGGAGTTTCGGAAAAAAAGACCCAAAGAGCTTTTCTTATGTACTACTGTAGTAAAGACCAAATATACGTAATGTGTATCATCACACTATCACGagcttcaaagaaaaaaaaaaccactgtCTCTGCCGCTGGTACTAAAACTCCTTACGTTatttgctttttggtttttaactCTCTCGCGATGTGGTTTTACTTACaacgctttttttttttaaccgcTCCTGTTGTACCCCACGCGCTTTTGTCTCGCGTGCATACACGTTTGTTTTTTTACCAAGTTGAATTATGGTGGATTGAGAGAAGAAGAGGGGAAGGAAAATTCCTAATATGACCGGCTTGGAAGCAAACGTGGCATTCAAGGGGGCTAACAACtgctttaatttaatctttatttttaagtacTTTGGTATTGGAAtgccaaagagaaaacaaatttgTGGCTGATGTGTTATAGGTTAGAGGGCAGATAGTAAGATAGTAAGATTTTGGGAGGGTTAAAACTTTAACGAAGGGGCCAGGTGTAAAGATTGTGAgtctcttttgttttcttttactttttggtccacACACTAGGAAACGTATGTGTGGCATGGCTAGACGGAAGAAATGTGGGCCTGGTTTCACCAAGCGGTTTGGGTCCGTGAAAAGGTGGAATTGGCTTCTTAAAGATATTATGAGCAACTCTTAATACAACTCAGATAATTAATCTTATAGTCTCGAATGAACGTTGAGCTTTGACTTGCTGAGATGGACAGTGATCAACCATTTTGATTAGAATTGATTGGGATTAATTAGGCAGTGGACAGTTACGCTTTAGGTTTGAATTGACCACAGCAATGTCAGTGTAATGCGGTCGTATTGAATAGCTCAATAAGCATTAATTTTGTGCATTTAATGAACTATAAGAcccattttattttacatttaagaatgtctcaaattatattatttttttatattaatatcgaATACTTTTCCTTCAGacttaaatgaaatttaataattttaatctctcatatttcaatttaatattttttatctttccaaTTTGATTATAtctcacttttaatctttaaagtTAACGTAATTAATATTACCTCTAATGTAACTAAGTATTTGATTTATGACGCTTTCAAATACAATTTCCTTCCATTTCAAACTTCAAAGAATTTgcaatttagttaaaattaacacttattaataattttttactaccacaaagtaaaattttacttttataaagtAATTTCAAACTCACTTCCATAAATTCAAACCATCTAAGGATGAAAATGACCCAACCCAATCCAAACCAAGGATGATTGAGAAAGgttcaagttttaaaaatagACTTTTTAGACATAATCGAATTATATTTCGAATTGTCTCAATCTAATTTAGTgcttaacattattttaaaagtacttTTCTTGAgtcatatataagaaaaaattaatattatatattgaacttaaatataagcaaatctcactaattttatcttatttatgttATCATTCCTAAAACATCATTcatttaattctaattttattttcaattacatttttattcataatatcaAGTTCTAATGAAAGACATTTAAAagacaatcatattttttcctttagattagtaaaattaaatgatgtcaacgaactttttttaatcaatgtaaattagttattttttcttatatatgagTTGAAAGGAAGTATatgcttttgaaaaattgtatattactaagaaaactttttttatattcagtAGACAATATTTTGTATAGTAaagatgtttattttaaaatatgtattgtAAAATATATCTTAGTTTAAGttatatacttattttattcCATAATATAACCATGTGTGATGTGAAGATTGACATGTTGTGTTAGCAAGTCGAGTTAACTTAGTCTTAGtcttatataatttatgtcTTAGTCAGGTTGCGTTTGAGTTTAAATAGATGAgacaatcaaattttttattcaagtaAGGTCAAGAATGACCCAATCAAACTCGTCCTCTCCACATCCCTGATCAAAAATCAACCTTAAACTAACATATTAGTTCATCACATGCTTAGTCTGTTCAGAAGAAAAAAGGGATTCATCTCACTTTAAACCCCCCAAATGACCAAACATGGTTCATTATGTTAAATCAATTAGAGAAAAAAGTGCATCATAACCACTACACGAAGGTCATTCATGGTCATTAGGAGGGAAGGGGAGTGAATActaaaaggaagagagaaacaTAATGAGAGAGAATGGTGGCAATTATGGTCACGAGACCATCAATAGTcgcaataagaagaaaaaaagaatataaaaggaGAAAAGTAGTTGGAAACAATGCTCAATGTTGCTATGGAGAAGATGAAAGATGTGGTgatgaagataaaaataaaaaaactagcaATAAGtgttaattttaacataattgcAAGTTCAaaatttagtgattttttatcatagaaaaattatattttaaactgtCATAAACCAAACATTGTAGCCATATCAATGATAGTTTTAACGACATCAACTTTGAAAATCAAAAGTGAGGTATTTCCAAATCAAAGGAATAATGATGATCAAATTAAGGATTATTGATGTCTCATATGGCAAGTTTAATAAGGTTAGTGGTAAGTTTAATAAGGCCTTCATTGTTGTGTAAATGATGTGTTTTATGTGGCCATCTTGCACGTTCTAGCTAGCAAAGAATGATACGCAAGAAGAGAAATTAGTAATTGTCTCAACTATTGATGAAGATGCTAGTAGGCAATTTTCGACAACAATGAGGCCATAAATAAAAGTGTCAACATTAAATCTTAGGTTGAATTATATAAAAGTTGGATTATGACATCAAAACAACAAATATACACAAAAATCCTAACAATTCATAGGTGCATGTAATATATAAGCAAATAATGGGGTGAGGAATGTTGGGAATCATTTTGCAATAAATAATTTCCACATTTTAAATGGAATTGAAAAGTGTGTAAGTCCATCATTTGATACaactaataacaataattttatgcATGTCGGGAGCAAGGCAAAAATGGCAAAGGTAAAAAGTCATATGATGATATCAAGACAATGTTGCAAACCTTTGCTATATGTCAATATTCTATTATTGTCAGTACACCTTGCAAATTGTTAAATTCAATATGCAGGTTGCATGTAGCAGTGTATGTCCCAACAAAAAGCACATGCCCATTAATGTTATCTTCACGCTTCAATCCCACCAAATATTCAAGACTTTCATGAGAATGAAATTAAATCAATCATGCAAGTCTAAGGTGTTTGTACTCAATAGAATATTATTCCAAATTAGATGTTACACGAGGAGGGTGAAGTGACTAATGGAAATGAGATGATAGCTAAAACTTCTTTTGTTTGTAGATGATTGTGAGGGTTTCATATTGATATAAGGATTATTAATGCCTCATATTGTGAGTTTATTAGGGTTTATGTTAAACTCGTTTTGATAAACTAATACTAGGGAGAATTTGGTTTTGCTATCATTGGTTTCATGTAGAGTATGAAGGTTTTCCTTTGTCATGTCAATGACTTGACTTATTGGTCATGTTGCATGTTCTTGCTAAGAAAGGAATGAGCAATGCGCATTAAAAGAAATTGATAACCATCCTAAGGGGTGGTGGAGACATTGTCAAGGCCCATGGTGACATGACACAtacaaatcataataataatgagGCCAAAAAATGCAAATATCAACCATAAGTCTTAAAAGGATCCATAGAGGAATTGAATTGtgatattagaaaataaatagccACAAAAATCCAAGCAATCAATAAGTGTAGGTAATAAATGAACTAATAATAGGGAAATGAATTTTAGGAAATAATATGCAATAATTCCTATATTTTAAATGGAATTGAAAAGGGTGTGGGTTCCTCATTTGTTGCAACTAATAATGGTAACATTGTGCATTCCTAGAACAAAGCAATAATTACAAGGGTAAAATGCCATGCAATGATATCAAGAAAATGTCACAAATCCATGTTATAGATCATCATTATTGCTAATAACACTTTGCAGATTGTCAAATCCAACATTAATATTCATATGGATGTTACATGTAGCAATGTTAGGCATAACAAGAAGGACATGCCCACCGATGTCATATTAACCCTTCAACCCCACTAAATGGTTAAGCTTATCATGATCTTGATAATTAAATCAACCATGTAAGTTAAGGTGTTTCCTCGTAATAGGTTGTCATTTATTAACCAACCAAACCCACTTGACCAAGGGAAGGAAAGAATGTTATACAAGAAAGCATTACTCCAAAGTTACATAAGGAGGGTGAAATGACTAATGGATATGAAATGGTGGCTGAAAATCCTTTTATCCATAAATGATTGATAAGGTTTCATGTGTCCTTTAAttccttttttatgttattagttCCTCTTTTGTTAATATGATttcatttaagaattttttcttGTCCTCCCTAGAATGTTAAAGGTTTTactaataagaaaaatcataaatacaTTCCAGACTTGGTCGTTCAATATAAGTCTtaacttattttcatttgtaaaACTTATGTTTTTCTCAAACTCTaaaaaagttttgaaacaagaaaaatcactCCTTGGTGGCCTTGAAAGTGTCTTAAGAGAATTCAAGAGTGATTTAAGGATTTTATAGTAATAGAAGTAGATTTTCGTATTATCTAACGAAATCTATATCATTGTCttatttttcaatcatattTTACAATTGAttctatataattaattattagtgtaattaattatagaaagatctatttttgtttgaatatgactctaaaaaattactttgCACAACAAactatttaaagaaaaagtgcATGAAGTTATTTGTTTACATGAATAAACTTGAAACTTCTTTAACTTTtagactttttttcttcttccaaaatgtagtttttttgtgtttatcattacattttcattaattatgttaaaattattttttaattttattttaatgtattgtTATGTACCAAATTAGAGTACActtttttaagtaatatttttataaaattagtcaATCTTTAAATCAGTTAAGATAGTGATTTAATATTTAGTGATTCAACCGTAATTGAaccaatattaataaaataataataattaaatagtcTATaacataattcttaaaaaatataatatcacaTAACTCTATaacattaaaaactaaaataaatcaattttacaatttatttactttcaaaatATACATGAAAGCCTAATCAAATTAACCATAATACTTAAGTttaaactttaataaaatacataacgtgcattaacaataataagtttatgtttagaattaaaaaaagacaagttaatacaatataaatttataaatataaaaatatgaaaaatataaattaatatacatgAGTAAATTGTATGTTTGATGAGAAAAAATTAGTAAtacttgataaaattatttatatctatttgaaatgtttatcaaatatgtttttttaatattttatattaaattttaaaagaataaaataaaaaatcatttttttggaAAGTACCGATTCAAACCTGCTTTTAGCACTTGTTCTTGGCCAATTTTGGTCGGTTTTTGAAAGGATTTTAACAATTCTGAAATCGTTTGTTTTTTAAGAGTGTCTAGATCGATTACCATTTTGGTTTCCGGTTGAATCGATCGATCTGTTTTTACAACTATGCTTTTAAGAGTGATTCAGTCTCAGTAtgaatttatgaataaaaaatatttttttcctttatttaatatatatttcagaattttctttaaactttaaattgatATGATACTCACGCCACTGCAAACTGCATTCAGCATACAGCTTTGCATCGATTGATTCTTAC belongs to Glycine soja cultivar W05 chromosome 5, ASM419377v2, whole genome shotgun sequence and includes:
- the LOC114411720 gene encoding probable inactive receptor kinase At2g26730, whose product is MALFITVVVFLLHLSWSVRVNSEPTQDKQALLAFLSQTPHSNRLQWNASESACDWVGVKCDASRSFVYSLRLPAVDLVGRVPPASLGRLTQLRILSLRSNALTGEIPSDFSNLTFLRSLYLQKNQFSGEFPPSLTRLTRLTRLDLSNNNFTGQIPFSVNNLTHLTGLFLEHNSFSGKIPSITVKLVSFNVSYNNLNGSIPETLSTFPEASFAGNIDLCGPPLKDCTPFFPAPAPSPSENSTPVNTRKKSKKLSTGAIVAIVVGSVLGLALLLLLLLLCLRRRRRGQPAKPPKPVVAARAAAPAEAGTSSSKEDITGGSAEAERNKLVFFEGGIYSFDLEDLLRASAEVLGKGSVGTSYKAVLEEGTTVVVKRLKDVVVTKKEFETQMEVLGKIKHENVVPLRAFYFSKDEKLLVYDYMSAGSLSALLHGSRGSGRTPLDWDSRMKIALGAARGLTCLHVAGKVVHGNIKSSNILLRGPDHNAGVSDFGLNPLFGNGAPSNRVAGYRAPEVVETRKVSFKSDVYSFGVLLLELLTGKAPNQASLGEEGIDLPRWVQSVVREEWTAEVFDAELMRFHNIEEEMVQLLQIAMACVSLVPDQRPNMQDVVRMIEDINRGETDDGFRQSSDDPSKGSEGHTPPPESRTPPSSLTP